In a genomic window of Struthio camelus isolate bStrCam1 chromosome 16, bStrCam1.hap1, whole genome shotgun sequence:
- the RASGRP4 gene encoding RAS guanyl-releasing protein 4 — MDHRESKRKPRAEGAGGGAQARRPCRRRATCPTPRDVSRAMASAGLGELPQACSLDQLLERCLDAFDLDGHLRRGEYTVDMTLTVHSWVVPSAELARRLLAIYQEATRAGQEERALRVCLFVRHWVTHYAEAFRLEPALEEAVGELQRAALREGREGHGRLLDTSPAVCARPPRLSPPRPRRPSGPGCSPKRKLSLLFDHLDAAELAEHLSCLEHRAFCRLSCQDCRRYVQRGGAQGSPALERAVALCNGVCQWVQLMVLSRPTAPQRAEVVAKLTCLTQKLRELQNFNTLMAVVGGLCHSSISRLRDTQALLPPEVAKALGAMAELVSARGNFGAYRRAFGACRGFRLPLLAVHLKDLAALDAALPGRLPGGRLNLPKLHGLYQHALDLRALQRLPPPFRADPQLLRLLSLSLDLVHTEEELYELSHAREPRCPKALPPAPGMAPPEGAWAPAARQPPQPALEPAFPHRGRSSCDDETAAAAAERQGEGSPPAAPGLAQRSHDFHEAAFKKPTFCQACSGLLWAVSKQGFRCRGECAARTRARRPRACERPQGVQGAPCARDLPRRVQDTLRVRGGPDACKGCPGRARDALHVRGTPWACKDPLHVQRTPCVCKGPPSLRDEPPQAVQGRGGGRVQEPRRRTRAARPRGRGGRGGGGGGGGGRGGGGRGLRRGQPPPGRGDADGAHGARRAAGAAAAAAGGARPAAGGEAAAGGGPAGAAPAAGGPGGPAPPARPPRPPRIKGPPGRLGPPRHICTRTPCFGGGGDILMSNGWGHICPPPPTPGKGPRHLGAPPPPAASTAGSGRGPRRPGWVQRRFRRPRGGRAPPSRRGSQGRMGGSSSPGRPPRSGTGPIITCGGGRRIWGGPKGFRWGGR; from the exons atggACCACCGCGAGAGCAAGAG GAAGCCGCGGGccgagggcgccggcgggggggcccaggcgagGCGGCCGTGCCGGCGGCGCGCCACCTGCCCGACGCCGCGCGACGTCAGCCGCGCCATGGCCAGCGCCGGGCTGGGCGAGCTGCCGCAGGCCTGCAGCCTCGACCAGCTCCTGGAGCGCTGCCTCGACGCCTTCG ACCTGGACGGGCACCTGCGCCGCGGCGAGTACACGGTGGACATGACGCTGACGGTGCACAGCTGGGTCGTGCCCTCGGCCGAGCTGGCGCGCCGCCTCCTCGCCATAta CCAGGAGGCGACCCGGgccgggcaggaggagagggcgcTGCGCGTCTGCCTCTTCGTCCG GCACTGGGTCACCCACTACGCCGAGGCCTTTCGGCTGGAGCCGGCGCTGGAGGAGGCGGTGGGTGAGCTGCAGCGGGCGGCTCTGCGCGAGGGCCGCGAGGGCCACGGCCGCCTCCTCGACACCAGCCCCGC GGTGTgcgcgcggcccccccgcctgagccccccgcggccccggcggcccagCGGCCCGGGCTGCAGCCCCAAGCGCAAGCTCTCGCTCCTCTTCGACCACCTGGACGCGGCGGAGCTGGCCGAGCACCTGAGCTGCCTCGAGCACCGCGCCTTCTGCCGCCTCTCG TGCCAGGACTGCCGGCGCTACGTGCAGCGggggggggcgcagggcagcccgGCGCTGGAGCGCGCCGTGGCCCTCTGCAACGGCGTCTGCCAGTGGGTGCAGCTGATGGTGCTGAgccgccccaccgccccccagcgCGCCGAGGTCGTCGCCAAGCTCACCTGCCTCACCCAG AAGCTGCGGGAGCTGCAGAACTTCAACACGCTGatggcggtggtgggggggctcTGCCACAGCTCCATCTCCCGCCTGCGGGACAcgcaggccctgctgccccccgAGGTGGCCAAG GCGCTGGGGGCCATGGCGGAGCTGGTGTCGGCGCGGGGCAACTTTGGGGCGTACCGGCGGGCCTTCGGCGCCTGCCGCGGCTTCCGCCTGCCGCTGCTGGCCGTGCACCTGAAGGACCTGGCGGCGCTGGacgcggcgctgcccgggcgcctgcccggcggccgcctcaACCTGCCCAAGCTGCACGGCCTCTACCAGCACGCGCTGGACCTGCGGGCGCTGCAGCGCCTGCCGCCCCCCTTCCGCGCCGACCCCCAGCTCCTGCGCCTGCTCTCG ctctcgcTCGACCTCGTGCACACGGAGGAGGAGCTGTACGAGCTGTCGCACGCGCGGGAGCCGCGCTGCCCCAAGGCCCTG ccccccgcgcccggcaTGGCCCCTCCCGAGGGCGCctgggcgcccgccgcccgccagcccccGCAGCCGGCGCTGGAG ccGGCCTTCCCGCACCGCGGCCGCAGCTCCTGCGACGacgagacggcggcggcggcggccgagcggcAGGg cgaggggagcccgccggcggccccgggcctgGCGCAGCGCTCGCACGACTTCCACGAGGCCGCCTTCAAGAAGCCGACCTTCTGCCAGGCGTGCAGCGGCCTC ctctGGGCCGTCTCCAAGCAGGGCTTCCGCTGCCGGGGTGAGTGTGCGGCTCGCACGCGTGCAAGGCGCCCCCGCGCGTGCGAGAGACCCCAGGGGGTGCAAGGTGCCCCCTGCGCGCGTGACCTACCCCGGCGCGTGCAAGACACCCTGCGCGTACGAGGGGGACCCGATGCGTGCAAAGGATGCCCTGGACGTGCAAGGGACGCTCTGCACGTGCGAGGGACCCCCTGGGCGTGCAAGGACCCCCTGCATGTGCAAAGAACTCCCTGCGTGTGCAAGGGACCCCCTAG CCTGCGGGACGAGCCGCCACAAGCAGTGCAAggacgcggcggcggccgagTGCAAGAGCCGCGGCGGCGCACGAGGGCCGCCCGGccacgaggacgaggaggacgaggaggaggagggggaggagggggaggaagaggagggggaggaagaggtctTCGgcgagggcagcccccgccgggaCGCGGCGACGCAGACGGAGCCCACGGCGCCCGCCGAGCTGCTGgcgcagctgcagcagctgcgggAG GAGCGCGACCGGCTGCTGGAGgagaggcggcggccggggggggccccgccggcgctgcccccgctgctgggggccctgggggccctgcgcctccagcccggcccccccgccccccccgaatAAAAgggcctcccggacgcctgggcccgcccagACACATTTGCACGAGGACaccttgttttgggggggggggggacattttAATGTCAAACGGCTGGGGGCACAtctgcccccccccaccaacccctgggaaggggcccaggcatctgggcgccccccccccccccgctgcctccACCGCCGGCTccgggagagggcccaggcgtccgggctgggtTCAGCGGCGCttccgccggccccggggggggcgggcgcccccctcccgccgcggctcccAGGGGCGCATGGGGGGCTCCAGCTCTCCAGGGCGGCCCCCCCGGTCCGGCACCGGCCCCATCATCACCTGTGGGGGGGgtaggaggatttgggggggtcccaagggTTTCAGGTGGGGGGGGCGGTGA